A part of Myxococcus landrumus genomic DNA contains:
- a CDS encoding ester cyclase, whose protein sequence is MPLPPKDAARRFYARLEEALRTGDVDVLDDVIAPDAIDHQPDPGMNPGRDGIKDAFAGMHLAFSDVRFGVEDLVAEGDKVACRILTRATHGGPFLGFPPTGREVSYGVLDILRFSAEGQLLERWGLVEEGALRQQLAGA, encoded by the coding sequence ATGCCACTGCCCCCGAAAGACGCCGCGCGCCGCTTCTATGCCCGACTCGAGGAAGCGCTTCGCACAGGGGATGTCGACGTCCTCGATGACGTCATCGCGCCCGATGCCATCGACCATCAGCCGGACCCCGGCATGAATCCGGGGCGTGACGGCATCAAGGACGCCTTCGCGGGAATGCACCTCGCGTTCAGCGACGTGCGCTTCGGGGTCGAGGACCTGGTGGCCGAGGGTGACAAGGTGGCGTGCCGCATCCTCACGCGCGCCACGCACGGAGGCCCCTTCCTGGGGTTCCCTCCGACGGGACGCGAGGTGTCCTACGGCGTCCTCGATATCCTGCGGTTCTCCGCCGAGGGGCAGTTGCTCGAGCGGTGGGGGCTCGTCGAAGAGGGCGCGTTGCGCCAGCAGCTCGCGGGCGCGTGA
- a CDS encoding class I SAM-dependent methyltransferase, protein MGNLAARIEAFYGFLWPFLAEEQTRYAYLDEPPGGRPMSALLNAIPARRGMKAGSRLVDVGCGKGRQLVELARRHEGDFIGVDPLDQNLELATGRALQEGLHQRMTFLKGGIERLPLESASVDFVWCLDMLNHVEDLDGAMRECARVLRPGGSMMNCSALATELLEPREAERVTSRVGFNPLTLSHERMAAAYESAGLRVVEFGTTTEEGSPFLEAFDEGLARHALRFGKVLRARSRVEARLGREAFELLCAYDQWNIFLLLGKVTYGVWVLEHASGRSASTGWPRP, encoded by the coding sequence ATGGGCAATCTCGCGGCGCGAATCGAAGCCTTCTATGGCTTTCTGTGGCCTTTCCTGGCGGAAGAGCAGACACGGTATGCATATCTGGACGAGCCTCCGGGGGGCCGCCCCATGTCAGCGCTGCTCAACGCGATTCCGGCGCGGCGCGGCATGAAGGCGGGCTCCCGCCTCGTCGATGTCGGCTGTGGCAAGGGGCGCCAGTTGGTGGAGTTGGCTCGACGACACGAGGGGGACTTCATCGGGGTGGACCCGCTCGACCAGAACCTGGAGCTCGCCACCGGGCGAGCCCTTCAAGAAGGACTCCATCAACGCATGACCTTCCTGAAGGGAGGCATCGAGCGGCTTCCGCTGGAGTCGGCCTCCGTGGACTTCGTCTGGTGTCTGGACATGCTCAACCATGTCGAGGACCTGGACGGCGCGATGAGGGAGTGCGCCCGGGTGCTTCGCCCCGGTGGCTCGATGATGAATTGCAGCGCGCTCGCCACCGAGCTGCTGGAGCCTCGCGAGGCGGAGCGCGTCACGTCGCGCGTGGGATTCAACCCGCTCACCCTCTCGCACGAGCGCATGGCGGCCGCGTACGAGTCCGCTGGCTTGCGCGTCGTCGAGTTCGGCACCACGACGGAGGAAGGCTCTCCGTTCCTGGAAGCGTTTGACGAGGGCCTCGCGCGCCATGCGCTGAGGTTCGGCAAGGTGCTGCGTGCCCGCTCGCGAGTGGAGGCCCGGCTGGGCCGGGAGGCCTTCGAGCTGCTCTGTGCCTATGACCAGTGGAACATCTTCCTGCTGCTCGGGAAGGTGACGTATGGCGTCTGGGTCCTCGAGCATGCGAGCGGACGGAGCGCCTCGACCGGGTGGCCACGTCCGTGA
- a CDS encoding tRNA-uridine aminocarboxypropyltransferase: MSSRLASRPRCSRCNLSRHLCLCAEIPQVRTRTRILLLQHVMEIAKKSNTGRVAALAMPNSQVIIHGAPSGTDLELLSEPGTWLLYPDGPTAPPDAPPPRQLVVLDASWSQARRMTQRLPELRALPRLVLPPPEPGLLRLREPSHPSGMSTLDAVARAVEALEGREVAEPLERLAALRVQRIAACGTLY, translated from the coding sequence ATGTCTTCACGTCTCGCCAGTCGCCCGCGTTGTTCCCGTTGCAACCTGTCTCGTCACCTGTGTCTGTGTGCCGAGATTCCGCAGGTGCGGACGCGGACGCGGATTCTCCTGCTTCAGCACGTGATGGAGATCGCCAAGAAGAGCAACACCGGCCGCGTGGCGGCGCTGGCGATGCCGAACTCACAGGTCATCATCCACGGCGCGCCCAGTGGGACGGACCTGGAGCTGCTCTCGGAGCCAGGGACGTGGTTGCTCTATCCCGACGGCCCCACGGCGCCCCCGGATGCACCGCCGCCGAGGCAGCTCGTGGTGTTGGACGCGAGCTGGTCGCAAGCGCGGAGGATGACACAGCGGCTGCCCGAGCTGCGGGCCCTGCCCCGGTTGGTCCTGCCTCCGCCAGAGCCGGGCTTGCTCCGGCTCCGTGAGCCCTCTCATCCGTCCGGGATGTCCACCCTGGATGCCGTCGCGCGAGCGGTGGAGGCGCTGGAGGGGCGAGAGGTGGCGGAGCCGTTGGAGCGGCTGGCCGCGCTCCGGGTCCAGCGCATCGCCGCGTGCGGGACATTGTACTGA
- a CDS encoding 2OG-Fe(II) oxygenase — MSAATLEEGPLRGPSFFLDRTALRALALAHRGPYAAARPYPHVVIDGFLGTPLASALAGIFPGASEASWKRRDHVEQAARLGQLQRKAFEDVPGALRHLLSEFSSMSFIDFLESLTGVQGLIADPHFRGAGLHLTLRGGHLALHADFNRDRFRALTRRLTVLYYLNPEWEAAWGGDLELWSADLSRCETRIAPLLDRLVVMAHGDDYWHGHPTPLGCPEGRGRAAVAAYFYTAETSPDAPEPHSAIWAPTRT; from the coding sequence GTGAGTGCCGCCACCCTCGAAGAAGGTCCACTGAGGGGGCCCAGCTTCTTCCTCGACCGGACAGCGCTTCGCGCGCTCGCGCTGGCGCATCGCGGCCCCTACGCCGCCGCCCGCCCCTATCCACATGTCGTCATCGATGGCTTCCTGGGGACGCCGCTCGCCTCCGCGCTCGCGGGCATCTTCCCAGGTGCGAGCGAGGCCTCCTGGAAGCGGAGAGACCACGTGGAGCAGGCCGCGCGACTGGGCCAGCTTCAGCGCAAGGCCTTCGAGGACGTCCCTGGAGCGCTCCGGCACCTGCTCTCGGAGTTCTCCAGCATGTCGTTCATCGACTTCCTGGAGTCGCTCACCGGAGTGCAGGGCCTCATCGCGGACCCGCACTTCCGGGGCGCGGGGCTGCACCTCACGTTGCGCGGGGGACACCTGGCGCTGCACGCCGACTTCAACCGGGACCGCTTCCGCGCGCTCACGCGGCGCCTCACCGTCCTCTACTACCTGAACCCTGAGTGGGAGGCCGCCTGGGGCGGAGACCTCGAGTTGTGGAGCGCCGACCTCTCCCGGTGTGAGACGCGGATTGCGCCCCTCCTCGACCGGCTCGTCGTGATGGCCCATGGCGACGACTACTGGCACGGCCACCCCACGCCCCTGGGCTGCCCCGAGGGACGCGGGCGCGCGGCCGTCGCCGCCTACTTCTACACCGCGGAGACCTCCCCGGACGCGCCGGAGCCCCACAGCGCCATCTGGGCTCCCACCCGCACGTAG
- a CDS encoding cupin domain-containing protein → MGDTSVKKVESRRSPKGEMGQKYLASGVRVSMRLWEDEPPGEARPAAPRDYETVGFVLKGRAELHLEGQVILLNPGDSWLVPRGSSHTYKILETFSAVEATSPPAAVHGRDEHGRESKSAKA, encoded by the coding sequence ATGGGGGATACCAGCGTGAAGAAGGTGGAGAGCCGGCGCTCGCCCAAGGGGGAGATGGGGCAGAAGTACCTGGCCTCCGGCGTGCGAGTGTCCATGCGGCTGTGGGAGGACGAGCCACCCGGGGAGGCCAGGCCGGCTGCCCCGCGCGACTACGAGACGGTGGGTTTCGTACTGAAGGGCCGCGCGGAGCTGCACCTGGAGGGACAGGTCATCCTGCTCAACCCCGGGGACTCGTGGCTCGTGCCTCGCGGCTCCAGTCACACGTACAAGATTCTGGAGACGTTCTCCGCGGTGGAGGCGACCAGCCCTCCGGCCGCCGTCCATGGCCGCGACGAGCACGGGCGCGAGTCGAAGTCCGCGAAGGCGTGA
- a CDS encoding FG-GAP repeat domain-containing protein, with the protein MMSLNTSNGLSWLLTTAFIAAQASFPDTSHDVSNHSRAFTWRGVPDLAPPFHIAADGFGDLGARFADVNGDGKQDFLFHRWINGSTVQKGAYVSTGTDWESVAAFAPPFHIAADGYADLGARFADVNGDGKDDFLFHRWINGATVQKGAYLSTGSGWQWAPDFTPPFHIAADGYGDLGARFADVNGDGKQDFLFHRWVSATISQMGAYLSTGSGWQWAPDFTPPFHIAADCYGDLGARFADVNGDGRQDFLFHRWINATTVQKGAYVSTGSGWQWAPDFTPPFHIAGDGFGDLGARFADVNGDGRQDFLFHRWINAFTVQKGAYVSTGSGWQWSTDFTPPFHIAADGFGDLGARFADVNGDGKQDFLFHRWINASTVQKGAYVSTGGGWQWAPEYTPPFHIAAEGFGDLGARFVDLDGDGKQDFAYHRWINSTTVQHGAYLAP; encoded by the coding sequence ATGATGTCTTTGAATACCAGCAATGGCTTGTCGTGGTTGCTCACGACAGCGTTCATCGCCGCCCAGGCCTCCTTTCCAGACACCTCGCACGATGTCTCGAATCACAGCCGCGCCTTCACCTGGCGGGGGGTCCCTGACCTCGCGCCGCCCTTCCACATCGCGGCGGATGGCTTTGGTGACCTCGGGGCTCGCTTCGCAGATGTGAATGGCGACGGCAAGCAGGACTTCCTCTTCCACCGGTGGATCAACGGCTCCACCGTGCAGAAGGGCGCCTATGTGAGCACCGGCACAGACTGGGAGTCGGTCGCCGCCTTCGCGCCGCCGTTCCACATCGCGGCGGATGGCTATGCCGACCTCGGGGCTCGCTTCGCCGACGTCAATGGAGACGGCAAGGACGACTTCCTCTTCCACCGGTGGATCAACGGCGCCACCGTGCAGAAGGGCGCCTACCTGAGCACCGGCAGCGGCTGGCAGTGGGCGCCCGACTTCACGCCGCCCTTCCACATCGCGGCGGATGGCTACGGTGACCTCGGGGCGCGCTTCGCCGACGTGAATGGGGACGGCAAGCAGGACTTCCTCTTCCATCGGTGGGTCAGCGCCACCATCTCGCAGATGGGCGCCTACCTGAGCACGGGCAGCGGCTGGCAATGGGCGCCTGACTTCACCCCGCCGTTCCACATCGCGGCGGACTGCTACGGCGACCTCGGCGCGCGCTTCGCCGACGTCAATGGAGACGGCCGGCAGGACTTCCTCTTCCACCGGTGGATCAACGCCACCACGGTGCAGAAAGGCGCGTACGTGAGCACCGGCAGCGGCTGGCAATGGGCGCCTGACTTCACCCCGCCCTTCCATATCGCGGGGGATGGCTTCGGCGACCTGGGCGCTCGCTTCGCGGATGTGAACGGGGACGGCCGGCAGGACTTCCTCTTCCACCGGTGGATCAACGCCTTCACGGTGCAGAAGGGCGCCTACGTGAGCACCGGTAGCGGCTGGCAGTGGTCCACGGACTTCACACCGCCCTTCCACATCGCGGCGGATGGCTTCGGCGACCTGGGCGCTCGCTTCGCCGACGTCAATGGAGACGGCAAGCAGGACTTCCTCTTCCACCGGTGGATCAACGCCTCCACGGTGCAGAAGGGCGCCTACGTGAGCACCGGCGGCGGCTGGCAGTGGGCGCCGGAGTACACGCCGCCGTTCCACATCGCGGCGGAGGGCTTCGGCGACCTCGGTGCTCGCTTCGTCGACCTCGACGGAGACGGGAAACAGGACTTCGCCTACCACCGGTGGATCAACAGCACCACGGTGCAGCACGGCGCCTATCTCGCGCCGTAG
- a CDS encoding serine hydrolase domain-containing protein, protein MHGCSSSFIRFVGLWVGLLIAGGASAKDSLQARLDAFIRAEQQRQGVVGLAVGVVHKGKVVLAKGYGSANLEHAVPVTADTLFQSGSLGKQFTAMAVMAQVEAGRVSLSDSITKHFPDAPASWAPITVRHLLTHTSGIQDLEGKLDARKDYTDEELARYIYALPLEFEPGVRWGYSNSGYVLLGILVNRVAGKFYGDVLAEQVFRPAGMKTARGISEDDIVPHRSSGYRRVGEAVKHQTWVSPSLNTTADGSLYFSVKDMVAWDAAVERRALLREESWREILSPVKLNSGSTQPYGFGWEVLERAGQPLHKHTGAWQGFRTAYARFIGERLSIVVLANTEQALPSRFVEGLAALVNPALAVPPLAAIPDTEPEVTAQAVKLMEQVRDGTVDPARFAYAPEGLLSQRFPRYQELLRKQGAPGPLVLMKREVRGDDRLYQYQVRLGEGTYVLSLVLIPDGRVAFFDVRAP, encoded by the coding sequence ATGCACGGTTGCTCGAGTTCGTTCATTCGGTTCGTCGGCCTGTGGGTGGGGCTGCTCATCGCGGGCGGTGCCTCGGCGAAGGACTCGCTCCAGGCGCGCCTGGATGCCTTCATCCGCGCGGAGCAGCAGCGGCAGGGGGTGGTGGGGCTCGCCGTGGGTGTCGTCCACAAGGGGAAGGTGGTCCTGGCGAAGGGCTATGGCTCGGCGAACCTGGAGCACGCCGTTCCCGTGACGGCGGACACCCTCTTCCAGTCCGGCTCGCTCGGGAAGCAGTTCACAGCGATGGCGGTGATGGCCCAGGTGGAGGCGGGGCGGGTGTCATTGTCCGACAGCATCACGAAGCACTTCCCGGACGCGCCGGCGAGCTGGGCCCCCATCACGGTGCGGCACCTGCTGACCCATACCTCCGGCATCCAGGACCTGGAGGGGAAGCTCGATGCGCGCAAGGACTACACGGACGAGGAGCTCGCTCGCTACATCTACGCGCTGCCCCTGGAGTTCGAGCCTGGAGTCCGGTGGGGTTACAGCAACTCGGGCTACGTGCTGCTGGGCATCCTGGTGAACCGGGTCGCGGGGAAGTTCTACGGCGACGTGCTCGCGGAGCAGGTCTTCCGGCCCGCGGGGATGAAGACGGCGCGAGGCATCAGCGAGGACGACATCGTGCCGCATCGCTCGTCGGGGTATCGGCGCGTGGGCGAGGCGGTGAAGCACCAGACGTGGGTCTCCCCCTCGCTCAACACCACGGCGGATGGCTCGCTCTACTTCTCGGTGAAGGACATGGTGGCCTGGGACGCGGCGGTGGAGCGTCGAGCGCTGCTGCGCGAGGAGAGCTGGCGCGAAATCCTGAGCCCCGTGAAGCTGAACAGCGGAAGCACGCAGCCCTATGGTTTCGGCTGGGAGGTGTTGGAGCGGGCGGGACAGCCGCTGCACAAGCACACGGGGGCATGGCAGGGCTTTCGCACCGCCTACGCCCGCTTCATCGGGGAGCGGCTCTCCATCGTCGTGCTCGCGAACACCGAGCAGGCCTTGCCCTCGCGCTTCGTCGAGGGACTCGCAGCCCTCGTCAACCCCGCGCTGGCCGTGCCGCCCCTCGCCGCGATTCCAGACACGGAGCCGGAGGTCACCGCGCAGGCCGTGAAGCTGATGGAGCAGGTCCGCGATGGGACGGTGGACCCCGCCCGGTTCGCGTATGCCCCGGAGGGCTTGCTGAGCCAGCGGTTCCCCCGCTACCAGGAGCTGCTGCGCAAGCAGGGAGCGCCGGGCCCGCTGGTGCTGATGAAGCGCGAGGTGCGCGGCGATGACCGCCTCTACCAGTACCAGGTGCGCCTGGGAGAGGGCACCTACGTCCTGTCCCTCGTGCTCATCCCCGATGGGCGCGTGGCGTTCTTCGATGTCAGGGCGCCCTGA
- a CDS encoding periplasmic heavy metal sensor: MFGFLFGSACLAGLVYTVRGGRRWHHHRHGGSRWGWRMKLRWLFERLETSPGQEKVIIKATEDLMESLGGLRDELTPTRTTLAQALRGEHFDSGAVRERFAQHDVKMEEIRRTVLGALSQVHEALDPRQRRELADIIERGWGGHHGWRRHGCGGRHGWRGEHPRGDDPRMM, from the coding sequence ATGTTTGGATTCTTGTTCGGTAGCGCGTGTCTCGCGGGCCTCGTCTACACGGTGAGAGGGGGGCGTCGCTGGCACCATCACCGCCACGGCGGCAGCCGGTGGGGCTGGCGCATGAAGCTGCGCTGGTTGTTCGAGCGGCTGGAGACCTCTCCGGGACAGGAGAAGGTCATCATCAAGGCCACCGAGGACCTCATGGAGTCGCTCGGCGGCCTGCGCGACGAGCTCACGCCCACCCGCACCACCCTGGCCCAGGCGCTGCGCGGAGAACACTTCGACAGCGGCGCGGTGCGTGAGCGCTTCGCCCAGCACGACGTGAAGATGGAGGAGATTCGCCGCACGGTCCTGGGCGCCCTCTCGCAGGTCCACGAGGCGCTGGACCCTCGCCAGCGGCGTGAGCTGGCGGACATCATCGAGCGGGGCTGGGGCGGACACCACGGCTGGCGCCGGCACGGCTGCGGCGGGCGTCACGGGTGGCGGGGTGAACATCCCCGAGGCGATGACCCTCGGATGATGTGA
- a CDS encoding annexin yields MRRPPEEARPAAPKPAERKPAERNERSSFTPQNPQAKPGQSAESSSLLTENSRDGKANCLDVAADWVDKATPALRARSEMVFLKDSRPGAEGQSGHVVIRQGDRVIDPSSGKNYDNLQAFLKEQPHYQPAGTLSGNAASKIFSAPPGSPERQRAISEAKVPDSLQRMMVADSPQAAPTTQAPAYSQADADRDAASLYDAMEGGVTGWGTDEDKIFKTLEGKSPEQINLIRKGYKDHYGKDMDSVIRDELSGADEKHAMALLQGDPAKSAAVQVQAELDGVFGSNEDLLKVLEKQTPEQRQATAQKFAEMNGGLKPGQSAQDFMLDRLGKELNPEQLGRARNMLAAGQSQTPEQKNQLEAQAIKDGLKKDMDGLGTDEDRIFERLEKATPEQRKILAQDEALKNRLKDELGTEDYDRAMGLMQDNPAKADAARLTSAMNGFFGADESGVRSVLEGKKPEELERIKAEYQTMTGKSLEDEIRKWDGADKDVTLRLLNPPKEGDTQGRADAAAEKLKLAVDGAGTDEDAIRNVLKGKSKAEINDISAAYQRKYGEDLRSRLDSELSGRDHLELVKQDFDLGAVNDKDPGAAQERVRRLREQQSNESGFGTWVLDNVQRGIKGGESDNDRLNRTLGDAEQAIQTGDTQKADRSVGFATDDVKSLQSSKDSLAEGAATAAVVVATTAAVVATGGAATPLAIAGYAALGATTRAATYELMQGGAAGWEDAGRQALIGAVEGGTVVLPVTKGASVVTTSAAKSVATTAGREVAENTVLTAAKQGVKEGVVGGAAGGAVDAATRSETWQNGLADGLTRVAEQAATGAVIGGTAGGLTSAGLTKALQPKEIPVVRNPELTGSTAHVRYDNGRVRVEVGPNVSPAQLQAHMDVARELQKFDGPLGKLREMKSRLQEKLTGMPGYGSQGFESQLEVKKLKGLIGELEKTEASTVGSLKNAGKTPEASTDLARIRSELDSLNTQLRAHESAVDSLVPARGYVAAEDRAGAELARQKGWPDPEKGYYWTLPPGQSEPKLVRSSTDLPRMEYDPATRKFVQALDEGRAPSKRFEPGTTAEKAFDEMGGNDPASPFGKWVTTMENAGIRPEGADPTKSLRENIIASLKQNEGALGGATHDTIRHGLKAPFKDKLLDHITDPARLATTQKYKDVLKQTGDAQQALRAASHDEMLTVSNGLAIKEQGNLAEAWYLKTFGTKDSSTQVSITQDHAKAQGVTLEKDRFADQVEVNDGTVRELKNVYTALGPDEKKQFGDLVKIASQNLQVKAKVGDELTNVEAKSLVMSFLDPRGVRANTNFMRDQLEKLPDGAPVKFEIFNANGEKKFITQADQNELGTPAMEAWLKGEASWKLPSEE; encoded by the coding sequence GTGAGGCGACCTCCCGAGGAAGCCCGTCCGGCAGCGCCCAAGCCCGCCGAGCGCAAGCCCGCCGAGCGCAATGAGCGCTCCAGCTTCACTCCGCAGAACCCGCAGGCGAAGCCCGGGCAGAGCGCGGAGTCCTCCTCGCTCCTCACGGAGAACTCCCGCGACGGCAAGGCCAACTGCCTGGATGTCGCCGCCGACTGGGTGGACAAGGCCACGCCCGCGCTGCGCGCCCGCTCGGAGATGGTGTTCCTCAAGGACTCCCGCCCCGGCGCCGAGGGCCAGTCCGGACACGTGGTGATTCGCCAGGGGGACCGCGTCATCGACCCCTCCTCGGGCAAGAACTACGACAACCTCCAGGCCTTCCTGAAGGAACAGCCCCACTACCAGCCCGCGGGCACGCTCTCCGGGAACGCCGCATCGAAAATCTTCTCCGCGCCGCCCGGCTCCCCCGAGCGCCAGCGCGCCATCTCCGAGGCGAAGGTTCCCGACTCGCTCCAGCGGATGATGGTCGCGGACTCGCCACAGGCCGCGCCGACGACCCAGGCTCCCGCCTATTCGCAGGCCGACGCGGACCGCGACGCGGCGTCGCTCTATGACGCCATGGAGGGAGGCGTCACCGGCTGGGGCACGGACGAGGACAAGATCTTCAAGACGCTGGAGGGCAAGTCGCCCGAGCAGATCAACCTCATCCGCAAGGGCTACAAGGACCACTACGGCAAGGACATGGACTCCGTCATCCGCGACGAGCTGAGCGGCGCGGATGAGAAGCACGCCATGGCCCTGCTCCAGGGTGACCCCGCCAAGAGCGCCGCGGTGCAGGTCCAGGCGGAGCTGGACGGCGTGTTCGGCTCGAACGAGGACCTGCTCAAGGTGTTGGAGAAGCAGACGCCCGAGCAACGACAGGCCACCGCGCAGAAGTTCGCGGAGATGAATGGCGGCCTCAAGCCCGGGCAGTCCGCGCAGGACTTCATGCTCGACAGGCTGGGCAAGGAGCTCAACCCGGAGCAACTGGGCCGGGCTCGCAACATGCTCGCCGCGGGTCAATCCCAGACGCCGGAGCAGAAGAACCAGTTGGAAGCCCAGGCCATCAAGGACGGCCTCAAGAAGGACATGGATGGGCTGGGCACGGACGAGGACCGCATCTTCGAGCGCCTGGAGAAGGCCACGCCGGAGCAGCGCAAGATTCTCGCGCAGGACGAGGCGCTCAAGAACCGGCTGAAGGATGAGCTGGGCACGGAGGACTACGACCGGGCCATGGGGTTGATGCAGGACAACCCGGCCAAGGCGGATGCGGCCCGCCTCACCAGCGCCATGAATGGCTTCTTCGGCGCGGACGAGTCGGGCGTGCGCTCCGTCCTCGAGGGCAAGAAGCCCGAGGAGCTGGAGCGCATCAAGGCCGAGTACCAGACGATGACCGGCAAGTCCCTCGAGGATGAGATTCGCAAGTGGGACGGCGCGGACAAGGATGTGACGCTGCGCCTGCTCAACCCGCCCAAGGAAGGCGACACCCAGGGTCGGGCCGATGCCGCCGCCGAGAAGCTCAAGCTGGCGGTGGATGGCGCGGGCACCGATGAAGACGCCATCCGCAACGTGCTGAAGGGCAAGTCCAAGGCGGAGATCAACGACATCTCCGCCGCGTATCAGCGGAAGTATGGCGAGGACCTGCGCTCGCGACTGGACTCGGAGCTCAGTGGCCGGGACCACCTGGAGCTGGTGAAGCAGGACTTCGACCTGGGCGCGGTGAACGACAAGGACCCCGGCGCCGCGCAGGAGCGCGTCCGCCGGCTGCGCGAGCAACAGTCCAACGAGTCTGGCTTTGGCACCTGGGTCCTGGACAATGTCCAGCGAGGCATCAAGGGCGGCGAGTCCGACAACGACAGGCTCAACCGGACGCTCGGAGACGCCGAGCAGGCCATCCAGACGGGCGACACGCAGAAGGCCGACCGCTCCGTCGGGTTCGCCACGGATGACGTGAAGTCGTTGCAGAGCAGCAAGGACTCACTCGCCGAGGGCGCGGCGACCGCCGCGGTGGTGGTGGCAACCACCGCGGCCGTGGTGGCCACCGGCGGCGCGGCGACACCGCTGGCCATCGCGGGCTACGCGGCGCTGGGCGCGACGACCCGGGCCGCCACCTACGAGCTGATGCAGGGCGGCGCCGCGGGCTGGGAAGACGCCGGACGCCAGGCGTTGATTGGCGCCGTCGAGGGCGGCACCGTCGTCCTTCCGGTGACCAAGGGCGCCAGCGTGGTGACCACCTCCGCCGCGAAGAGCGTGGCGACGACGGCGGGACGGGAGGTCGCGGAGAACACGGTCCTCACGGCCGCCAAGCAGGGCGTCAAGGAAGGCGTGGTCGGCGGCGCTGCGGGCGGCGCGGTGGATGCGGCCACTCGGAGCGAGACCTGGCAGAACGGCCTCGCCGACGGACTGACCCGCGTGGCCGAGCAGGCCGCCACCGGTGCCGTCATCGGTGGCACCGCGGGCGGGTTGACCTCCGCGGGGCTGACGAAGGCGCTCCAGCCGAAGGAGATTCCCGTGGTGCGCAACCCGGAGCTGACCGGGAGCACCGCGCATGTCCGCTACGACAACGGCCGCGTCCGCGTGGAGGTGGGCCCCAACGTCTCGCCCGCGCAGCTCCAGGCACACATGGACGTGGCGCGCGAGCTCCAGAAGTTCGACGGGCCGCTGGGCAAGCTGCGCGAGATGAAGAGCCGGCTCCAGGAGAAGCTGACCGGCATGCCCGGCTATGGCTCGCAGGGCTTCGAGTCGCAGTTGGAGGTCAAGAAGCTCAAGGGCCTCATCGGAGAGCTGGAGAAGACCGAGGCCTCCACCGTGGGCAGCCTCAAGAACGCGGGCAAGACGCCCGAGGCCTCCACCGACCTCGCGCGCATCCGCTCCGAGCTGGACAGCCTGAACACCCAGCTTCGCGCACACGAGAGCGCGGTGGACTCGCTCGTCCCGGCCCGCGGGTATGTCGCGGCGGAGGACCGCGCGGGCGCGGAGCTGGCCAGGCAGAAGGGCTGGCCCGACCCGGAGAAGGGCTACTATTGGACCCTCCCTCCCGGCCAATCCGAACCCAAGCTCGTCCGGTCCTCCACGGACCTGCCGCGCATGGAGTACGACCCGGCCACGCGGAAGTTCGTCCAGGCGCTGGATGAGGGACGTGCGCCCTCGAAGCGCTTCGAGCCGGGCACCACGGCCGAGAAAGCCTTCGACGAGATGGGCGGCAACGACCCCGCTTCGCCCTTCGGCAAGTGGGTGACGACGATGGAGAACGCGGGGATACGGCCCGAGGGCGCGGACCCGACGAAGTCGCTCCGCGAGAACATCATCGCGTCGCTGAAGCAGAACGAGGGCGCGCTCGGCGGAGCCACCCACGACACCATCCGTCACGGCCTGAAGGCGCCCTTCAAGGACAAGCTCCTCGACCACATCACCGACCCGGCCCGCCTCGCGACGACGCAGAAGTACAAGGATGTGTTGAAGCAGACAGGCGACGCGCAGCAGGCGCTTCGCGCCGCGAGTCACGATGAGATGCTCACGGTCTCCAACGGCCTGGCCATCAAGGAGCAGGGAAACCTGGCGGAGGCCTGGTACCTGAAGACCTTCGGCACCAAGGACTCGAGCACCCAGGTCTCCATCACCCAGGACCACGCGAAGGCGCAGGGCGTGACGCTGGAGAAGGACCGCTTCGCGGACCAGGTGGAGGTCAACGACGGCACGGTGCGCGAGCTGAAGAACGTCTACACGGCCCTGGGTCCCGACGAGAAGAAGCAGTTCGGCGACCTGGTGAAGATTGCCAGCCAGAACCTCCAGGTGAAGGCCAAGGTCGGCGACGAGCTCACGAACGTGGAGGCCAAGTCCCTGGTCATGTCCTTCCTCGACCCGCGGGGCGTCCGGGCCAATACGAACTTCATGAGGGACCAGTTGGAGAAGCTCCCGGATGGCGCACCGGTGAAGTTCGAAATCTTCAACGCGAACGGGGAGAAGAAGTTCATCACCCAGGCCGACCAGAACGAGCTGGGGACCCCGGCGATGGAGGCCTGGCTCAAGGGCGAAGCCTCCTGGAAGTTGCCGTCCGAGGAATAG
- a CDS encoding cold-shock protein → MATGTVKWFNDAKGFGFIAQEGGEDVFCHHTAINMDGFRTLQEGQRVEFEVTRGPKGLQAQNVRAASNG, encoded by the coding sequence ATGGCAACTGGTACTGTGAAGTGGTTCAACGACGCCAAGGGTTTCGGTTTCATCGCGCAAGAGGGTGGTGAGGATGTGTTCTGCCACCACACTGCCATCAACATGGATGGCTTCCGCACCCTGCAGGAAGGGCAGCGCGTGGAGTTCGAGGTGACCCGTGGCCCCAAGGGGCTGCAGGCGCAGAACGTGCGCGCCGCCAGCAACGGCTAG